A single region of the Jatrophihabitans sp. GAS493 genome encodes:
- a CDS encoding YcnI family protein produces the protein MMNRKIRRSTFAGVALAAALIALAAPASAHVTVSAPGAVQGGGDQLITFRVPNESATAGTVGLKVQLPTETPIASVLIQPIPGWSFTLKTSKLATPIKTDDGDITEAVSEIDWKAAAGQGFGKDQFQEFVLIAGQLPDVPQITFKAIQTYSDGSTVNWTDVAAAGSTAELDHPAPVLMLGAASESGSDQHASATPTVSAAPVAAKSDSSSQTGVVILGIVALVFAIVALGIAVIGRNSGSGKSAA, from the coding sequence ATGATGAACCGCAAGATTCGACGTAGTACCTTCGCCGGGGTGGCGCTGGCCGCGGCCCTGATCGCGCTGGCCGCCCCGGCGTCGGCCCACGTCACCGTGAGCGCGCCCGGCGCTGTGCAGGGGGGTGGCGACCAGCTCATCACCTTCCGGGTGCCCAATGAGAGCGCCACGGCCGGCACGGTCGGACTGAAGGTGCAGTTACCGACTGAGACGCCGATCGCCTCGGTGCTGATCCAGCCCATCCCGGGGTGGAGCTTCACCCTCAAGACGTCGAAGCTGGCCACGCCGATCAAGACCGACGATGGTGACATCACCGAAGCGGTCTCCGAGATCGACTGGAAGGCGGCCGCCGGGCAGGGATTCGGAAAGGACCAGTTCCAGGAGTTCGTCCTCATCGCCGGGCAGCTGCCGGACGTCCCGCAGATCACCTTCAAGGCGATCCAGACCTACAGCGACGGTTCGACGGTGAACTGGACCGATGTCGCCGCGGCCGGAAGCACGGCTGAGCTGGATCATCCGGCCCCGGTGCTGATGCTCGGCGCGGCGTCGGAGTCCGGCTCCGACCAGCACGCGAGTGCCACCCCAACTGTGAGTGCGGCCCCAGTGGCGGCGAAATCCGATTCGTCCAGCCAGACTGGAGTGGTGATCCTCGGAATTGTGGCGCTGGTCTTCGCGATCGTGGCGCTGGGCATTGCCGTAATCGGGCGTAACTCCGGTTCGGGGAAGTCCGCCGCCTGA
- a CDS encoding DUF3817 domain-containing protein, producing the protein MTAATPSTRPSGRPAARPAAKPKYAGALLRFRIMAFATGTVLVLATFVALPLQWWAGQKLLAEITWIGHGYLYLLYVAATLDLAIKLRWHPVRVLLIMAAGTIPFMSFVAEHYVVKRVRATLESGLAPKQPAPAVAS; encoded by the coding sequence GTGACCGCAGCAACACCCTCTACGCGCCCCTCCGGTCGGCCTGCTGCTCGGCCTGCAGCCAAGCCAAAGTACGCCGGCGCGCTACTGCGGTTCCGAATCATGGCGTTCGCCACCGGCACCGTGCTGGTGCTGGCCACCTTCGTCGCCCTGCCGCTGCAGTGGTGGGCCGGGCAGAAGCTGCTGGCCGAGATCACCTGGATCGGACACGGCTACCTCTACCTGCTCTACGTCGCGGCGACGCTCGACCTGGCCATCAAGCTGCGTTGGCATCCGGTGCGGGTGCTGCTGATCATGGCCGCCGGCACGATCCCGTTCATGTCGTTCGTGGCTGAGCACTACGTCGTAAAGCGCGTCCGGGCGACGCTCGAATCGGGGCTGGCGCCGAAGCAGCCCGCCCCCGCGGTGGCCAGTTAG
- a CDS encoding SCO family protein — protein MLLLLVAVVLAGCSSNASGSTKSDLNDQANTVGKYQGFPADPPLPRPSFTLTDTSGAPYSFSTETAGHPTLLYFGYTECPDVCPTTMADIGNALRAVPSSLRDKTEVVFVTTDVKHDTPAVIASWLRHFDAGLPNQFVGLSGTQTQVDTAQAAAHVMLAEDGGQQHSAKVLLYGADDYSHVSFEQSTNLSDQIAHDLKV, from the coding sequence GTGCTATTGCTGCTGGTTGCCGTGGTGCTGGCCGGCTGTTCGTCGAACGCGTCCGGGTCGACCAAATCGGATCTGAACGACCAGGCGAACACCGTCGGCAAGTACCAGGGATTCCCGGCCGATCCGCCGCTGCCGCGTCCGAGCTTCACCCTCACCGACACCAGCGGCGCGCCGTACTCCTTCAGTACCGAAACGGCCGGGCACCCCACGCTGCTGTACTTCGGCTACACCGAGTGCCCGGACGTCTGCCCGACCACGATGGCCGACATCGGCAACGCGCTGCGGGCCGTTCCCTCGTCGCTGCGGGACAAGACGGAGGTCGTCTTCGTGACCACCGACGTCAAGCACGACACTCCAGCGGTTATCGCCAGCTGGTTGCGGCACTTCGATGCCGGGCTGCCGAACCAGTTCGTCGGACTCTCCGGAACGCAGACCCAGGTCGACACCGCACAGGCGGCGGCCCACGTGATGCTGGCCGAGGATGGGGGACAGCAGCATTCGGCCAAGGTGCTGCTATACGGGGCTGACGACTACTCACACGTGTCGTTCGAGCAGAGTACGAACCTGTCGGATCAGATCGCCCATGATCTGAAGGTGTGA
- a CDS encoding helix-turn-helix transcriptional regulator: protein MVQYSEFDASFAALADPVRRGILERLGRGAATVSELAGDFEMSLTGVKKHIHLLEAAGMVVTEKRGRVRYCELGRNSLEREAIWLSEFRATIESRLDHLDAFLQRTENQP, encoded by the coding sequence ATGGTTCAGTATTCGGAGTTTGACGCCTCATTCGCCGCTCTGGCGGACCCTGTTCGACGCGGGATCCTGGAGCGGCTCGGACGAGGAGCAGCCACTGTCAGCGAACTGGCCGGCGACTTCGAGATGAGCCTCACCGGAGTGAAGAAGCACATACACCTGCTCGAGGCGGCCGGCATGGTCGTCACCGAGAAGCGGGGCCGAGTGCGATATTGCGAGCTCGGCCGCAACTCGCTCGAGCGCGAGGCGATCTGGCTGAGTGAGTTTCGCGCCACGATCGAGTCTCGGCTCGACCACTTGGATGCATTCCTACAGCGGACGGAGAATCAGCCATGA
- a CDS encoding sigma-70 family RNA polymerase sigma factor, which produces MEETVEPLDPITDAALRARRGDAEAASTFVRATQVDVWRMVAGLSSRADADDLTQETYARAFASLHRFTGRSSARTWLLSIARRVCADAVRSTVRERRRASELAGPGAPMADPADMVVLNSLVHLLDPERREAFVLTQLVGLSYAEAADVCRCPVGTIRSRVARARTDLVNGITTGGRSAASS; this is translated from the coding sequence ATGGAGGAGACCGTGGAGCCGCTCGATCCGATCACCGACGCCGCCCTGCGCGCGCGCCGCGGTGATGCCGAGGCGGCCAGCACCTTCGTCCGGGCCACCCAGGTCGACGTCTGGCGGATGGTGGCCGGTCTCTCGTCCCGCGCCGATGCCGACGACCTCACCCAGGAGACCTACGCGCGGGCCTTCGCATCGCTGCACCGCTTCACCGGTCGCTCCAGCGCCCGCACCTGGCTGCTGTCGATCGCCCGGCGCGTCTGTGCCGATGCGGTTCGCTCCACCGTCCGGGAGCGGCGTCGGGCGTCCGAGCTCGCCGGCCCCGGGGCGCCGATGGCCGATCCGGCGGACATGGTGGTGCTGAACTCGCTGGTGCATCTGCTCGATCCGGAGCGTCGGGAGGCTTTCGTGCTGACCCAGCTCGTCGGTCTCTCCTACGCCGAAGCGGCGGATGTCTGCCGCTGTCCGGTGGGGACGATCCGCTCCCGGGTGGCCCGGGCCCGAACCGATCTGGTCAATGGGATCACCACCGGCGGTCGATCCGCCGCCTCCAGCTGA
- a CDS encoding SRPBCC domain-containing protein has product MTSQSATETSTVTTPSDREIHVERIFHASIDRVWAAYTEPELIAQWWGRGNPLEVIRWEFERGGHWRLEEHYDGGVAGFEGRFREVTPKKRIVRSFEWDGMPAHVIIDTMELVDLGDGRTRVVVDNIFHTTQERDGMLASDMEQGMNASFRALDELLAKSG; this is encoded by the coding sequence ATGACGTCACAGTCAGCAACAGAAACCAGCACAGTCACCACCCCCAGCGATCGGGAGATCCACGTAGAACGGATCTTCCACGCATCGATCGACCGCGTCTGGGCCGCCTACACCGAGCCTGAACTCATCGCGCAGTGGTGGGGGCGGGGCAATCCGCTCGAGGTCATTCGCTGGGAGTTCGAACGCGGCGGTCACTGGCGGCTGGAAGAGCACTACGACGGCGGAGTCGCTGGTTTTGAAGGGCGATTCCGCGAGGTGACACCGAAGAAGCGGATCGTCCGCTCCTTCGAGTGGGACGGCATGCCGGCCCACGTCATCATCGACACGATGGAGCTGGTGGACCTGGGCGACGGGCGAACCAGAGTGGTGGTCGACAACATCTTCCACACCACGCAGGAGCGGGACGGCATGCTCGCCTCAGACATGGAGCAGGGTATGAACGCGTCTTTCCGTGCCCTCGACGAACTGCTCGCGAAGAGCGGCTGA
- a CDS encoding copper resistance CopC/CopD family protein — protein sequence MKRPSRRPAALLLALLTALLAAVLVQAAPASAHAVVVASDPADGARLAAAPAQVSFTFDESVGLNSDGYLHVANETGQRVDAGEAGHPGGDGTKVSVALKSGLGDGTYLASYRVVSADSHPISGSIRFVVGDGALAEIGSATPTVNPVTNQVYNVVRWIGFGGLAVLGGLWLLVTIWPQGRGDNRVYRLVLGGWWATTIATVAQLLLQGAYAAGVGLGGVTQLNLLNATLHGTIGTADSVRLLVLAALAFVLRTLFQDTDPGRLRGEVAALLVGIVVTFAFTGHADAQDPRWLALTSQMTHLTAMAVWLGGLAMLLVGLLPRAVGEELDAVLPRFSLVAYGCVAVLAVSGTYQAWLGIGSWSALTGTRYGQLVIAKVVLFGLMLGVAYFSRQAVQRSLGRHDDSEVKPISQLRRSVLGEAAIGVVVLAVTAVLVVQPPGRNAELASYAAPTTVSISLSEAGGSTERSAELTVTPSRAGTVEVNLRIAGTAVPLSVTGNAYLAAKELGPVDLGLKSSDGLDFIGSALLPAAGSWKFTITVRYSEFDSVTADTSVQLH from the coding sequence GTGAAGCGACCCTCCCGCCGGCCGGCCGCGCTCCTCCTCGCGCTGCTGACGGCGTTGCTGGCCGCCGTACTAGTCCAGGCCGCCCCGGCGTCGGCCCACGCCGTCGTCGTCGCCAGCGATCCGGCCGACGGCGCCCGCCTGGCCGCGGCTCCGGCGCAGGTCAGCTTCACCTTCGACGAGTCCGTCGGCCTGAACTCCGACGGGTATCTGCACGTCGCCAACGAGACCGGCCAGCGGGTCGACGCGGGGGAGGCCGGCCACCCGGGCGGCGACGGGACGAAGGTGAGCGTCGCCCTGAAGTCCGGGCTCGGGGACGGGACCTACCTGGCCAGTTACCGCGTGGTCAGCGCCGACTCGCATCCGATCTCCGGCTCCATCCGCTTCGTGGTCGGCGACGGCGCGCTGGCTGAGATCGGCAGCGCCACGCCGACCGTCAACCCGGTGACCAATCAGGTCTACAACGTGGTTCGCTGGATCGGCTTTGGTGGGCTGGCGGTGCTCGGCGGGCTCTGGCTCCTCGTCACTATCTGGCCGCAGGGGCGCGGTGACAACCGGGTGTACCGGCTGGTACTGGGTGGCTGGTGGGCCACCACCATCGCCACCGTGGCCCAGCTCCTGCTGCAGGGCGCGTACGCGGCCGGAGTGGGGCTGGGCGGCGTCACGCAGCTGAATCTGCTGAACGCGACCCTGCACGGGACCATCGGAACCGCCGATTCGGTGCGGCTGCTGGTGCTGGCCGCGCTCGCCTTCGTGCTCCGCACGCTGTTCCAGGACACCGATCCCGGACGGCTGCGCGGGGAGGTGGCGGCGTTGCTGGTCGGCATCGTGGTTACCTTCGCCTTCACCGGACACGCGGACGCGCAGGATCCGCGCTGGTTGGCGCTGACCAGCCAGATGACCCACCTGACCGCGATGGCGGTCTGGCTAGGTGGATTAGCGATGCTGCTGGTCGGACTGCTGCCGCGGGCGGTCGGGGAGGAGCTGGATGCCGTGCTGCCCCGCTTCTCGCTCGTCGCCTACGGCTGCGTCGCGGTCCTGGCCGTCAGTGGCACCTATCAGGCGTGGCTGGGCATCGGAAGCTGGAGCGCTTTGACTGGCACGCGCTACGGACAGCTGGTGATCGCGAAGGTCGTCCTCTTCGGGTTGATGCTGGGGGTCGCATACTTCTCCCGGCAGGCTGTGCAGCGCTCGCTCGGGCGCCATGACGACTCCGAAGTTAAGCCGATTAGCCAGCTGCGCCGTAGTGTGTTGGGGGAGGCCGCGATCGGCGTCGTCGTGCTGGCGGTCACCGCCGTGCTGGTCGTCCAGCCGCCCGGACGCAACGCCGAGCTCGCCTCCTACGCTGCCCCGACCACGGTCAGCATCTCGCTGAGCGAAGCGGGCGGCAGCACCGAGCGAAGCGCCGAACTGACGGTGACCCCGTCGCGGGCCGGGACTGTTGAGGTCAACCTGCGCATCGCCGGAACCGCGGTACCGCTGTCGGTGACCGGAAATGCCTACCTCGCGGCGAAGGAGTTGGGCCCGGTCGACCTCGGCCTGAAGTCCAGCGACGGCCTCGATTTCATCGGCTCGGCGCTGCTTCCGGCCGCCGGCTCCTGGAAGTTCACCATCACCGTCCGGTACTCCGAGTTCGACTCGGTGACCGCCGATACGTCCGTGCAGCTGCATTGA
- a CDS encoding copper chaperone PCu(A)C → MRVSITIVGAVAVAALGFAGLVRGAVPLTSQSASSTAHSSGSSMAMDMGGTGSAAASPSGALPAGASAGIGGPMEVTGAYVQEPASPDVAAAYFTMRNTTGTDDRLVEVVSGAAESTSLHTDSSMSVAAEGVPVPAHQSVSLSVGHGHVMMQPLLGPLLPGQTVNLILRFQNSPSLTLAAPVIAIGAPVPAVPSN, encoded by the coding sequence ATGCGCGTCTCCATCACCATCGTCGGTGCCGTCGCGGTCGCCGCGCTCGGCTTCGCCGGGCTGGTCCGCGGCGCGGTTCCGCTGACGTCCCAGTCGGCCTCCTCCACGGCGCACAGCAGTGGTTCGTCGATGGCGATGGATATGGGCGGCACGGGCAGCGCGGCCGCCTCACCGTCGGGTGCGCTCCCGGCCGGAGCGTCGGCCGGGATCGGCGGCCCTATGGAGGTGACCGGCGCCTACGTTCAGGAACCGGCCTCGCCGGACGTGGCGGCGGCCTACTTCACGATGCGCAACACCACCGGCACCGATGACCGGCTGGTCGAAGTGGTGAGCGGCGCGGCCGAGTCGACCTCGCTGCACACCGACTCGTCGATGAGCGTCGCGGCCGAGGGGGTGCCGGTGCCGGCCCACCAGAGCGTCTCACTCTCGGTCGGGCATGGTCACGTCATGATGCAGCCGCTGCTCGGTCCGCTGCTTCCGGGGCAGACGGTGAACCTGATCCTGCGTTTCCAGAATTCACCGTCGCTCACGCTGGCTGCGCCGGTGATCGCCATCGGGGCGCCCGTTCCCGCTGTTCCCTCCAACTAG
- a CDS encoding metal-sensitive transcriptional regulator → MSEPHSADGHPGYHDTKDDQLKRLRRIEGQIRGLQRQVESDTYCIDVLTQVSAATRALESFAIGLIEEHLTHCVAQAINSGGDEAQAKVKEASAAIARLVRS, encoded by the coding sequence ATGAGCGAACCGCACTCGGCCGACGGACATCCTGGGTACCACGACACCAAAGACGACCAGCTGAAGCGGCTACGGCGCATCGAGGGACAGATCCGTGGGCTGCAGCGCCAGGTCGAGTCCGACACGTACTGCATCGACGTATTGACCCAGGTCTCGGCCGCCACTCGGGCCCTGGAGTCCTTCGCTATCGGGCTCATCGAGGAGCACCTGACGCACTGCGTCGCGCAGGCCATCAACTCCGGCGGTGACGAGGCCCAGGCCAAGGTCAAAGAGGCATCAGCGGCGATCGCCCGTCTCGTGCGCTCGTAA